In Quercus robur chromosome 10, dhQueRobu3.1, whole genome shotgun sequence, a genomic segment contains:
- the LOC126701933 gene encoding flavonol sulfotransferase-like: MESYPTKMNHGTESNEKRDDGADPETHNKYKEIIATLPRSNRRHWIVDLYQYEGFWFPLQPLEGLLLAQDYFKPQPNDVILSSLPKSGTTWLKALTFAILTRSSFGESTNPLLSRLSHDCVPFLELEIGSNPQNFNSNISLVATHIPYTSLPKSIISSGCKIIYIFRDPKDVIVSLWHFSQKLSPEGVQTSTTEDLDLKEAFELFCEGVSMAGPYWSHVLGYWRASLESPERILFIKYEDLKNETIYYVKKMAEFMGYPFSLEEEVNGVVQNIINLCSFENLSSLEVNQSGPMQFLSGLVGKNNAFFRKGKIGDWKNHLTPEMATRLDQITEQKLSSSGLTLHISANA, from the coding sequence ATGGAATCCTATCCTACCAAAATGAACCATGGTACAGAAAGTAATGAGAAAAGAGACGATGGGGCTGATCCAGAAACCCATAACAAATACAAAGAGATCATTGCAACCCTCCCAAGAAGTAATAGACGTCATTGGATAGTTGATCTCTACCAGTATGAAGGTTTTTGGTTCCCTTTACAACCTTTGGAAGGACTCTTGTTAGCTCAAGACTATTTCAAGCCTCAGCCCAATGATGTGATTCTGAGTAGCCTTCCAAAATCTGGCACAACTTGGCTTAAGGCTCTGACTTTTGCCATTTTGACACGATCCTCTTTTGGTGAGTCTACAAACCCTTTACTCTCTAGATTGTCACATGACTGCGTACCATTTTTAGAGCTGGAAATTGGGTCAAACccccaaaatttcaattcaaatatttcACTTGTGGCTACACACATTCCTTACACTTCCTTACCAAAATCTATTATAAGTTCTGGCTGtaaaattatttacatatttagGGATCCAAAGGATGTGATTGTGTCTTTATggcatttttctcaaaaattgagTCCTGAAGGTGTGCAAACCTCCACCACGGAAGATCTTGATTTGAAAGAGGCATTTGAGTTGTTTTGTGAAGGAGTATCTATGGCCGGACCATATTGGAGTCATGTATTAGGGTATTGGAGGGCAAGTTTAGAATCACCCGAAAGGATATTGTTTATAAAGTATGAAGATCTAAAGAATGAGACCATATACTATGTAAAGAAAATGGCTGAGTTCATGGGTTACCCTTTCTCTTTAGAGGAAGAAGTTAATGGTGTGGtgcaaaatattataaacttaTGTAGTTTTGAGAATTTGTCTAGTTTGGAGGTCAATCAAAGTGGACCTATGCAGTTTTTATCGGGCTTGGTGGGTAAAAATAATGCTTTTTTTAGGAAAGGTAAAATTGGAGACTGGAAGAATCATCTTACACCTGAAATGGCGACACGACTTGATCAAATAACTGAGCAAAAGCTAAGTAGTTCGGGCTTGACTTTGCATATCTCAGCTAATGCATGA